A genomic segment from Patescibacteria group bacterium encodes:
- a CDS encoding GNAT family N-acetyltransferase: MEVREATPKDRRAIVDLYKRSQVATHIPDPNFIPPEELSNYLYARNAIIRYVATEGNEIVGHGLIEHANPEHISEWRLATQAQENSFIELGGAFVDPARMGRGIWSLLLERRLHAVRQLGAIPVSVTWSASEHVKNHFVKVGGREIAQKETGAGSVSLFVF; this comes from the coding sequence ATGGAAGTTCGTGAGGCAACCCCAAAAGACCGGCGCGCGATAGTTGATTTGTATAAACGCTCGCAAGTGGCAACTCACATACCCGACCCTAATTTTATTCCGCCCGAAGAGCTGAGTAATTATTTGTATGCGCGAAATGCAATTATCAGGTATGTAGCGACAGAGGGTAATGAGATTGTTGGGCATGGGCTCATTGAACATGCAAACCCTGAGCACATAAGTGAATGGCGCCTGGCGACTCAAGCTCAAGAAAACAGCTTTATTGAGCTGGGTGGCGCTTTTGTTGATCCAGCCAGAATGGGTAGGGGTATTTGGTCTCTGCTATTAGAGCGCCGTCTACATGCGGTAAGGCAGCTTGGGGCTATTCCGGTTAGTGTGACCTGGTCGGCAAGTGAGCACGTCAAAAACCATTTTGTAAAAGTGGGCGGGCGCGAGATTGCCCAAAAAGAAACCGGCGCCGGCAGCGTCAGTCTATTTGTATTTTGA
- a CDS encoding glutamine-hydrolyzing GMP synthase — MKGALTTAKPVLVADFGAQYSQLIARRVREANIYSEIVPHTMPLAEMLQKHPAAIILSGGPASVYAKNAPKIDKKLFEAGIPVLGICYGFQAMTQALGGTVAQTDLAEFGRTQATAQADSVLFLNTPAKPNVWMSHRDAVQTAPKEFTVTASSPGAKIAAFEHPRKQLFGVQWHPEVLHTEAGQTTLENFLYKGAGLKPNWTTANIIDETVERLRQTIGSKQVLCGLSGGVDSAVAAALVHKAVGDQLTCVFVDHGLLRKGEREQVAKDYVQATGIKLKVVDAEKRFLEALKDVSDPEIKRKIIGREFIRVFEQTAREVMSEERHGEDIEFLVQGTLYPDVVESGGGTGTASIKSHHNVGGLPDDLTFKLVEPLRSLFKDEVRAVGSKLGLPDVIVQRHPFPGPGLAVRIVGAVTAERLKILREADAIARDELDKADLNQEVWQFPVVLLADVRTVGVQGDGRTYGHPIVLRPVSSEDAMTADWSRLPYEVLERISTRITNEVEQVNRVALDITSKPPGTIEWE; from the coding sequence ATGAAGGGTGCATTAACTACAGCTAAGCCGGTATTAGTGGCAGACTTTGGCGCACAATACTCCCAACTGATAGCCCGACGAGTGCGTGAAGCGAACATATATAGTGAAATCGTGCCGCATACTATGCCTCTGGCGGAAATGCTGCAAAAGCACCCAGCAGCCATTATTCTTTCCGGCGGGCCCGCGAGTGTGTATGCCAAAAATGCCCCCAAGATAGACAAAAAGCTGTTTGAAGCCGGCATTCCGGTTCTTGGCATATGTTATGGGTTTCAAGCTATGACGCAGGCGCTTGGCGGCACGGTGGCCCAAACCGATTTAGCGGAGTTTGGACGGACACAGGCCACAGCACAGGCAGATTCGGTACTCTTTTTAAACACACCGGCAAAACCTAATGTATGGATGTCGCACCGCGATGCCGTTCAGACTGCACCAAAAGAATTTACGGTAACAGCGTCGTCACCAGGGGCGAAGATTGCGGCATTCGAGCACCCGCGAAAGCAACTGTTTGGGGTGCAGTGGCACCCAGAGGTGCTCCATACCGAGGCCGGACAAACTACCTTAGAGAACTTTTTATACAAAGGTGCCGGTCTCAAGCCCAATTGGACCACTGCTAACATCATTGATGAAACGGTAGAACGGCTCAGACAGACGATTGGCAGTAAACAGGTACTGTGCGGTTTGTCTGGAGGGGTGGACTCGGCCGTTGCTGCCGCTTTAGTTCACAAAGCCGTAGGGGATCAGCTAACCTGTGTGTTTGTTGATCACGGATTACTGCGTAAAGGGGAGCGAGAGCAGGTTGCCAAAGATTATGTGCAAGCGACCGGCATTAAACTCAAGGTTGTAGATGCCGAAAAGCGTTTTCTTGAAGCACTTAAGGACGTGTCGGACCCAGAAATCAAACGCAAGATTATTGGGCGGGAGTTTATTCGCGTCTTTGAGCAGACCGCCCGAGAGGTAATGAGTGAAGAGCGGCATGGTGAGGATATTGAGTTTTTGGTGCAAGGCACGCTTTACCCTGATGTGGTGGAGTCTGGCGGCGGCACCGGAACCGCTAGTATTAAAAGTCATCATAACGTAGGTGGGTTGCCGGACGATCTTACATTCAAGTTGGTTGAGCCACTGCGATCCCTCTTTAAGGACGAGGTTAGGGCGGTTGGCAGCAAGCTCGGTTTGCCCGACGTCATCGTTCAGCGCCATCCGTTCCCGGGGCCCGGCTTAGCGGTTCGTATTGTTGGCGCAGTTACCGCCGAGCGCCTAAAAATTCTACGGGAGGCCGATGCTATTGCTCGAGACGAACTAGATAAGGCAGATTTGAATCAAGAGGTATGGCAGTTCCCGGTAGTCTTATTGGCGGATGTCCGTACAGTAGGGGTGCAGGGCGATGGCCGTACCTATGGCCATCCAATTGTTCTACGCCCGGTAAGTAGCGAGGACGCCATGACGGCTGATTGGTCGCGCTTGCCCTATGAGGTACTCGAGCGCATATCTACGCGCATAACTAACGAAGTCGAACAGGTAAATAGAGTGGCTCTTGATATTACCAGCAAACCCCCCGGCACTATAGAGTGGGAATAG
- a CDS encoding DUF1801 domain-containing protein gives MADKTPSQQIDDIIKLYGGWKGETLSQIRSAIKQADPDVVEAVKWRMATRPEGLPVWYHDGIVCLTETFKNDIKLVFTKGVNLSDPKKLFNARLMSKTDRAIELHEGDPVDQDGIKALFQQAVELNVNKESNKR, from the coding sequence ATGGCAGATAAAACACCTTCTCAGCAAATCGACGACATTATTAAGTTATATGGCGGCTGGAAAGGCGAAACATTATCTCAAATTCGATCCGCTATCAAGCAAGCTGACCCCGATGTGGTTGAAGCGGTAAAGTGGCGCATGGCCACCCGTCCGGAAGGGCTACCGGTTTGGTATCACGACGGCATAGTCTGCCTAACTGAGACCTTTAAAAACGACATTAAGTTGGTCTTTACTAAGGGTGTAAACCTCAGCGACCCAAAGAAGTTATTTAATGCTCGCTTAATGAGTAAAACCGACCGCGCCATCGAGCTTCACGAAGGCGACCCCGTTGATCAGGATGGAATAAAGGCACTTTTTCAACAAGCCGTAGAGCTGAACGTAAACAAAGAGAGCAATAAGCGCTAG
- a CDS encoding DUF1801 domain-containing protein: MNQDIQSYNQAQTGENQVICELLAKEINLNLPEAESKKWHGSPVWFLDGNPVAGYSVLKDCVRLLFWSGQSFSEPKLQNEGSFKAAEIRYTSAGQIDADDLKRWIEKSKNIQWDYKNIVKKRGVLDRLK; the protein is encoded by the coding sequence ATGAATCAAGACATCCAAAGCTACAACCAAGCTCAAACCGGTGAAAACCAGGTGATATGTGAGCTTCTGGCCAAAGAGATCAACTTGAATCTCCCGGAAGCGGAGAGTAAAAAATGGCATGGCTCACCGGTTTGGTTTTTAGATGGCAACCCGGTTGCTGGATACAGTGTGCTAAAAGACTGCGTGCGGCTGCTGTTTTGGAGCGGACAGTCGTTTAGTGAACCAAAGCTCCAAAATGAGGGTAGCTTTAAGGCCGCCGAAATTCGCTACACCAGCGCCGGTCAAATAGACGCCGACGACCTTAAACGCTGGATTGAGAAATCGAAAAATATCCAGTGGGATTATAAAAACATTGTTAAAAAACGTGGCGTGTTGGACCGACTAAAATAA
- a CDS encoding cupin domain-containing protein, with protein sequence MKGFFGNLEDQTVKNTDFRRVLYTGKHTQLVLMSLPPNGEIGTETHADNDQFLRFEQGSGRVVVDGNEYEVGDGSAVVVPAGAEHNVVNTSSSEPLKLYTLYSPPHHKDGIVRATREEAEASEEEFEGTTTE encoded by the coding sequence ATGAAAGGATTTTTTGGTAACCTTGAGGATCAAACGGTAAAGAATACCGATTTTCGGCGGGTGTTGTACACCGGTAAGCACACCCAGCTGGTACTAATGAGCCTACCTCCAAACGGTGAGATCGGTACCGAAACTCATGCCGACAACGATCAGTTTCTGCGGTTTGAGCAGGGCAGTGGCAGGGTAGTGGTTGATGGTAATGAGTATGAGGTTGGGGATGGAAGCGCGGTGGTAGTGCCGGCTGGCGCTGAGCATAACGTTGTTAACACCTCGAGCTCGGAGCCACTCAAACTATATACACTGTATTCACCGCCTCACCACAAAGATGGAATTGTCAGAGCTACGCGTGAAGAGGCCGAAGCCAGCGAAGAGGAGTTTGAGGGAACTACCACCGAGTAG
- a CDS encoding ABC transporter ATP-binding protein gives MADAIKVAKVTKAFGAKKALDNVSLSVPTGKIFGFLGPNGAGKTTLIRCMMDYINTTSGQITLLGQDAQADSAQVKRSIGYPSSDMQLHDNWSAQTHIDFLSSIKGRGRADELVQQFGLDTKPKVRHLSSGNKQKLAVILAFLGDPKLLIMDEPTRGLDPLLQNQLYELLRDFAAGGGTVFLSSHNLSEVQQLCDSVAVIREGKIVAAEAMKDILQLRVHIVQATTTKTINPKDFELKDVEVIGGDKNTISLKVRGKIDPVLAALTKYNISALEVSHANLEDVFMEYY, from the coding sequence ATGGCCGATGCAATTAAAGTCGCAAAAGTTACCAAGGCCTTTGGCGCAAAAAAGGCTTTAGATAACGTATCGCTGTCGGTACCGACCGGCAAGATTTTTGGTTTTCTGGGTCCCAATGGGGCGGGTAAGACCACCTTGATTCGCTGCATGATGGATTACATTAATACCACCAGTGGTCAGATTACTCTTTTGGGCCAGGATGCCCAAGCCGATAGCGCGCAGGTTAAACGTTCAATTGGCTACCCATCATCGGATATGCAGCTGCACGATAATTGGAGTGCTCAAACCCACATCGACTTCTTAAGTAGCATTAAGGGCCGCGGGCGGGCCGATGAGTTGGTGCAGCAGTTCGGGCTGGATACCAAGCCCAAGGTGCGCCACCTATCATCTGGTAACAAGCAAAAGCTGGCAGTTATCTTGGCCTTTTTGGGTGACCCCAAGCTGCTTATTATGGACGAACCAACCAGGGGGCTTGACCCGCTGCTGCAAAACCAACTTTATGAGTTGTTGCGTGATTTTGCTGCAGGTGGCGGGACCGTGTTCTTGTCGTCGCACAATCTGTCGGAGGTGCAGCAGCTATGCGATAGCGTAGCGGTTATCCGCGAGGGCAAGATTGTGGCGGCCGAGGCAATGAAGGATATTTTGCAGCTTCGCGTTCATATTGTGCAAGCGACGACGACCAAAACCATCAACCCTAAAGATTTTGAGCTAAAAGATGTTGAGGTGATTGGGGGAGATAAAAATACCATCAGCCTAAAGGTCCGCGGCAAGATTGATCCGGTGCTAGCGGCCTTAACCAAGTACAACATTTCGGCGCTAGAGGTTAGTCACGCTAATCTAGAAGACGTGTTTATGGAGTACTACTAA
- a CDS encoding phosphoketolase family protein has protein sequence MSSVSTQLDQYLRAANYLTAAQIFLQDNFLLERELTADDVKPRLLGHWGSCPGVSFAYAHLSLLAKKRQQEMMFVLGPGHAFPSLQANLFLEGTLEKFYPEAKSSLEGIGYICKNFSWPYGFPSHSNPGTPGVILEGGELGYSLSTAYGAALDNPDLMVACMIGDGEAETGPIAGAWHLNKLFNPKTGGMVLPILHLNGYKISAPTIFGRMSDDELTALFTGYGYEPRIVNASDGHEVMQEALEWAHDRFKSLKSGKSVPPHSPMIVLRSLKGWTGVKELNGRKVEGNHLAHQVVLTEAKTDPEQLQLLRDWLSSYKINELFDTKKGFASLAEAIMPKPEDRLGLNRHAMGGKGVYEPLKLPAAEQFAEEPASPGEVGSSSMRRAGLFLSEVFKLNADRRNFRMMSPDETYSNKLDEVFKSTARSWQWPIKEWDRDLDPDGRVMEMLSEHNLQGLAQGYILTGRHALFASYEAFVPIVTSMMDQYAKFLNQSRQVPWRGTIGSLNYILTSSGWRQEHNGFSHQNPGFIDDVLRRQGDFADVYFPPDGNSTLAVLEHMLGSTRQINVLVAGKTQEPRWLTLAEARRNLKQGASIWDFASDDNPDVVLTAAGDYTTKEALAAIDLVKRDWPKVKLRFVNIMSLTSCGLGAVGTCLTQASFLSLFTPDKPIICNFHGYPETLKAIFFDYLSGTPQRLSLHGYIESGSTTTPFDMHVRNRTSRYHLAIEVMERLAASEVVPYEEAQHTIAAYQQRIEANTAYIKQHGVDLPEIEGWQWQPTRS, from the coding sequence ATGTCATCGGTGAGCACTCAGTTAGACCAGTACTTACGAGCGGCCAACTACTTAACGGCCGCCCAGATTTTTTTGCAAGATAATTTCTTGCTGGAGCGGGAGTTAACGGCTGATGATGTTAAGCCGCGGTTGTTGGGTCACTGGGGCTCGTGCCCCGGAGTCAGCTTTGCTTATGCGCACTTGAGCTTACTGGCTAAAAAGCGCCAACAAGAAATGATGTTTGTGCTAGGTCCTGGCCACGCTTTTCCGTCGCTACAGGCCAACCTGTTCTTAGAGGGCACCTTAGAAAAATTTTACCCGGAGGCCAAGTCTAGCCTGGAGGGCATTGGCTACATTTGTAAAAACTTTAGCTGGCCATACGGGTTCCCGAGTCATAGCAACCCCGGTACTCCCGGTGTAATTTTGGAGGGTGGAGAGCTGGGCTACTCGCTGTCGACCGCTTATGGCGCGGCGCTGGATAACCCAGACTTAATGGTGGCCTGCATGATCGGTGATGGCGAAGCCGAGACCGGTCCAATCGCCGGCGCTTGGCACTTAAATAAACTATTCAACCCGAAGACCGGAGGCATGGTACTGCCGATTTTACACCTTAATGGGTATAAAATTTCAGCACCGACCATCTTTGGTCGCATGAGCGACGATGAGCTAACGGCGCTGTTTACCGGTTATGGCTACGAGCCGCGAATTGTTAACGCTAGCGATGGGCACGAGGTTATGCAGGAGGCGCTGGAGTGGGCGCATGATCGATTTAAGAGTTTGAAGTCGGGCAAGTCGGTGCCACCTCATTCCCCGATGATCGTGTTGCGCAGCCTTAAGGGGTGGACCGGCGTTAAGGAGCTAAATGGGCGCAAGGTGGAGGGTAATCACCTGGCTCACCAAGTAGTACTGACTGAGGCCAAGACCGACCCGGAACAGCTGCAGTTATTACGCGACTGGCTCAGCTCATACAAAATTAATGAATTATTCGACACCAAAAAGGGCTTTGCCAGTTTGGCGGAGGCCATCATGCCCAAGCCGGAGGATCGGCTAGGCTTGAATCGTCATGCCATGGGCGGCAAAGGCGTGTATGAACCACTTAAGCTGCCGGCGGCAGAGCAGTTTGCCGAAGAGCCGGCTAGCCCGGGAGAGGTTGGCAGTAGTAGCATGCGCCGCGCCGGTCTATTTTTGAGCGAGGTGTTTAAGTTAAACGCCGATCGGCGCAACTTTAGAATGATGTCGCCGGACGAGACTTACTCTAACAAGCTGGACGAGGTATTTAAGAGTACCGCCCGGTCTTGGCAGTGGCCAATCAAAGAATGGGATCGTGATTTAGATCCGGATGGCCGGGTAATGGAGATGTTGAGTGAGCACAACTTGCAGGGGTTGGCGCAGGGCTACATTTTAACCGGGCGCCATGCCTTGTTTGCTTCGTATGAGGCGTTTGTGCCGATTGTTACCAGCATGATGGATCAGTACGCCAAGTTCTTAAACCAGTCGCGCCAGGTACCGTGGAGGGGGACAATTGGTTCGCTTAATTATATTTTAACCTCTTCTGGGTGGCGCCAGGAGCACAATGGCTTTTCTCACCAGAACCCGGGCTTTATTGATGACGTGTTGCGCCGGCAGGGCGATTTTGCCGACGTCTACTTTCCGCCCGACGGCAACAGCACTTTGGCAGTACTCGAGCATATGCTTGGCTCGACCCGTCAGATCAACGTGCTGGTGGCCGGTAAAACCCAGGAGCCGCGCTGGCTGACTTTAGCCGAAGCTCGGCGCAACCTTAAGCAAGGCGCCAGCATCTGGGATTTTGCGAGTGACGATAATCCAGACGTGGTGCTAACCGCGGCCGGTGATTACACCACCAAAGAGGCTCTGGCGGCTATCGACCTAGTTAAGCGCGACTGGCCAAAGGTTAAGTTGCGTTTTGTGAACATAATGTCGCTAACCAGTTGCGGGCTGGGCGCGGTTGGCACTTGTTTAACCCAGGCGTCCTTCCTTAGCTTGTTCACGCCTGACAAGCCAATCATCTGCAACTTTCATGGTTACCCAGAAACACTCAAGGCCATATTCTTTGATTATTTGAGCGGCACCCCTCAGCGCCTCAGCCTGCACGGCTATATTGAAAGCGGCTCAACCACAACCCCATTTGATATGCACGTACGCAATCGGACCAGTCGCTACCATCTAGCTATCGAGGTGATGGAGCGGTTGGCGGCCAGCGAGGTGGTTCCGTATGAGGAGGCCCAGCACACAATTGCGGCCTACCAGCAGCGAATTGAAGCAAACACGGCCTACATTAAGCAGCACGGCGTTGATTTACCGGAAATCGAGGGATGGCAATGGCAACCTACACG